A genome region from bacterium BMS3Abin08 includes the following:
- a CDS encoding doubled CXXCH motif, whose product MRIFRLFLPGLLVILLSAGFSAGSHNDITDISCFDCHKRLPFNEITDKFSDSADRTCMKCHSADMAGFSHPVGIKVGVELPDDMPLGDGRRMMCITCHTFHSTTYINLSGEKKRFLRRAVTGRNFCASCHKTDTFPVH is encoded by the coding sequence GTGAGGATCTTCCGCCTCTTTCTCCCGGGCCTCCTCGTAATTCTTTTGTCGGCCGGCTTCTCAGCCGGATCACACAATGACATAACCGATATAAGTTGTTTCGATTGTCATAAGAGGCTCCCCTTTAATGAGATAACTGATAAATTCTCGGACTCCGCCGACCGCACATGTATGAAATGTCACAGCGCTGACATGGCAGGTTTTTCCCATCCCGTAGGGATAAAGGTCGGGGTTGAATTGCCGGATGATATGCCCCTCGGCGATGGCAGGAGGATGATGTGCATAACGTGTCATACCTTTCACTCCACGACATATATCAACCTATCAGGAGAGAAGAAGAGATTCCTCAGGAGAGCAGTAACCGGCAGGAATTTCTGTGCAAGCTGCCACAAGACCGATACTTTCCC